In Ammospiza nelsoni isolate bAmmNel1 chromosome 20, bAmmNel1.pri, whole genome shotgun sequence, one DNA window encodes the following:
- the POMT1 gene encoding protein O-mannosyl-transferase 1: MLGFLKEPVVVTAKINVSLVALTVMGLMSRLWGLCYPRAVVFDEVYYGQFVSLYMKRIFFVDDSGPPFGHMLLALGGYLGGFDGNFLWNRIGAEYSINVPVWSLRLLPALAGALCVPLAYQILAELHFSHCAALGAALLILLENSLITQSRFMLLESILIFFILLAVLSYLKFYNLQKHSSFSGSWWFWLLLTGVACSCAVGVKYMGLFTYMLLLATAGLHFWHMIGDQNLSNVSLLCHFLARGLALIIIPMGLYLSFFYVHLALLYRSGPHDQIMTSAFQASLEGGLARITQGQPLEVAYGSQITLRNVLGKPMQCWLHSHTNTYPIRYENGRGSSHQQQVTCYPFKDVNNWWIVKDPGMQQLVVSNPPRPVRHGHIVQLVHGITTRYLNTHDVAAPLSPHSQEVSCYIDYNISMPAQNLWRVEIVNRESDTDVWKTILSEVRFVHVNTSAVLKLSGASLPEWGYRQLEVVGEKLSKGYHQSMLWNVEEHRYGKSQEQKEREVELHSPTQIDISKNLSFMAKFTELQWKILTLKNEDTEHKYSSSALDWITMDTNIAYWLHPTSGAQIHLLGNVATWASANAAALLYLCLSLWYLLRRRRRIYDIPEDAWQLWMAAGGICGGGWAVNYLPFFLMEKTLFLYHYLPAVTFQILLIPVVLQHLSDHLCRSVLLKSMFSALVVAWFSWVYFVYCTFSPLTYGQPALAPAELRALRWKDTWNILIRKQ, translated from the exons ATGCTGGGATTTCTGAAGGAGCCAGTTGTGGTCACTGCAAAGATCAACGTGAGCCTTGTGGCACTGACTGTGATGGGATTAATGAGTCGTCTCTGGGGGCTTTGCTATCCACGGGCTGTGGT TTTCGATGAAGTTTATTACGGCCAGTTTGTTTCCCTCTACATGAAGAGGATCTTCTTTGTGGATGACAGTGGCCCACCCTTTGGCCACATGCTGCTGGCCTTGGGAG GTTACTTAGGAGGATTTGATGGAAACTTCCTATGGAACAGGATTGGAGCTG AGTACAGCATCAATGTTCCTGTGTGGTCCCTGCgactcctgccagccctggctggtgcTCTCTGTGTGCCTTTGGCCTACCAGATTTTGGCTGAACTGCATTTCTCCCACTGTGCTGCACTTGGAGCTGCTCTTCTGATTCTCTTAG aaaacTCTCTGATCACTCAATCAAGGTTCATGCTTCTGGAAtcaatattgattttttttatcctgCTTGCAGTTTTGTCCTACCTGAAGTTCTACAATTTGCAAAAGCACAG TTCCTTCTCTGGAAGCTGGTGGTTTTGGCTCCTGCTGACTGGAGTAGCCTGTTCTTGTGCAGTTGG AGTGAAATATATGGGCCTGTTTACCTATATGCTGCTCTTGGCCACTGCAGGACTCCACTTCTGGCACATGATAGGAGACCAGAACTTGTCAAAT gTTTCCTTGCTGTGCCATTTTCTGGCCCGGGGTCTGGCCCTCATCATCATCCCCATGGGGCTCTACCTCTCCTTCTTCTATGTTCACTTGGCTTTGCTCTATCGCTCTGGGCCTCACGACCAGATCATGACAAGTGCTTTCCAAGCCAGCTTGGAG GGTGGGCTGGCTCGAATCACCCAGGGTCAGCCCTTAGAGGTGGCCTATGGCTCCCAGATCACCCTGAGGAACGTGCTGGGCAAGCCCATGCAGTGCTGGCTCCACTCCCACACCAACACTTACCCCATCAG GTATGAGAATGGCAGAGGGAGTTCCCATCAGCAGCAGGTGACCTGCTATCCCTTCAAGGATGTCAACAACTGGTGGATTGTCAAAGATCCTGGAAT gcagcagctggtggtGAGTAACCCCCCCCGGCCCGTCAGGCATGGGCACATCGTGCAGCTGGTCCATGGCATCACAACTCGCTACCTCAACAC GCATGATGTTGCTGCTCCTCTTAGCCCTCACTCCCAAGAAGTTTCCTGCTATATTGATTATAACATCTCCATGCCAGCACAGAACCTCTGGAGAGTG GAAATTGTAAATCGTGAGTCTGACACGGACGTGTGGAAGACAATTCTGTCAGAAGTGAGGTTTGTTCACGTGAACACCTCTGCAGTGCTAAAG CTCAGTGGAGCATCTCTGCCTGAGTGGGGATACCGGCAGCTGGAGGTGGTGGGAGAGAAGCTGTCCAAAGGCTACCACCAGAGCATGCTGTGGAATGTGGAAGAGCACAGATATGGCAAAA GCCAAGAGCAAAAAGAGAGGGAAGTGGAACTTCACTCCCCCACACAGATAGACATCAGTAAAAACCTCAGTTTCATGGCAAAATTCACAGAATTGCAG tggaAAATACTgacattaaaaaatgaagacaCAGAACATAAGtacagctcctctgccctggaCTGGATCACAATGGACACCAATATTGCCTACTGGCTCCACCCCACCTCGGGG GCCCAGATCCACCTCCTTGGGAATGTTGCCACCTGGGCTTCAGctaatgctgctgctctgctgtacctgtgtctgtccctgtggtACTTGCTGCGGCGGAGGAGGAGGATCTACGACATCCCTGAAG AtgcctggcagctctggatggcagcaggaggCATTTGTGGTGGAGGCTGGGCTGTGAATTACCTGCCTTTCTTCCTGATGGAGAAAACACTTTTCCTGTACCACTACCTGCCTGCTGTCACATTCCAGATTCTCCTGATTCCTGTGGTACTGCAGCATCTCAGCGATCACCTCTGCAG ATCTGTGCTGCTCAAGAGCATGTTCAGTGCCCTGGTTGTGGCCTGGTTCTCCTGGGTGTACTTTGTGTACTGCACCTTCAGCCCCCTGACCTACGGGCAGCCCGCGCTGGCGCCCGCGGAGCTCAGGGCCCTGCGCTGGAAGGACACCTGGAACATCCTGATCAGAAAGCAGTGA
- the UCK1 gene encoding uridine-cytidine kinase 1, which yields MASAGGPDAERPHPKPFLIGVSGGTASGKSTVCEKIMELLGQNEVEQRQRKVLILSQDSFYKVLTAEQQAKALKGQYNFDHPDAFDNELMHSTLKNIVEGKTVEVPTYDFVTHSRLAETTVVYPADVVLFEGILVFYSQDIRDMFHLRLFVDTDSDVRLSRRVLRDMKRGRDLEQILTQYTTFVKPAFEEFCLPTKKYADVIIPRGVDNMVAINLIVQHIQDILNGDICKWQRGALNGHGRTYKRPFPEQAESAAVLAAGKRSHLESSSRPH from the exons ATGGCGTCCGCCGGCGGCCCGGACGCGGAGCGGCCGCACCCCAAGCCTTTCCTCATCGGCGTCAGCGGCGGCACCGCCAGCGGCAAG TCCACAGTGTGCGAGAAGatcatggagctgctggggcagaacGAGGTGGAGCAGCGGCAGCGCAAGGTGCTGATCCTCAGCCAGGACAGCTTCTACAAGGTGCTGACGGCCGAGCAGCAGGCCAAGGCCCTCAAGGGGCAGTACAACTTCGACCACCCGG ATGCCTTCGATAACGAATTGATGCATTCAACCCTGAAGAACATTGTTGAGGGCAAAACGGTTGAGGTACCAACGTACGACTTCGTGACACATTCTCG GCTGGCAGAGACCACGGTGGTGTATCCTGCTGATGTTGTCCTCTTTGAGGGGATCCTGGTGTTCTACAGCCAGGACATTCGGGACATGTTCCACCTGCGGCTCTTTGTGGACACGGACTCTGACGTCCGGCTGTCCCGCAGAG TTCTGCGAGATATGAAGCGTGGGAGGGACCTGGAGCAGATCCTCACCCAGTACACCACGTTTGTCAAGCCTGCCTTTGAGGAGTTCTGCTTGCCG aCAAAGAAGTATGCAGATGTGATCATCCCCAGAGGCGTTGACAACATGG TTGCCATAAACCTGATCGTGCAGCACATTCAGGACATCCTGAACGGGGACATCTGCAAGTGGCAGCGGGGGGCGCTGAACGGGCACGGCCGGACGTACAAGCGGCCGTTCCCGGAGCAGGCCGAGAGCGCCGCCGTGCTGGCGGCCGGCAAGCGCTCCCACCTCGAGTCCAGCAGCCGCCCGCACTAG
- the PRRT1B gene encoding proline rich transmembrane protein 1B produces MDGEPPAGPQARGPAARGAEPGDGSGAAGAPTGTGGALPTPGAPTEALPTPGAPTEAAGALPTPGAPTGAPWAPTGAPTEAAGALPTPGAPTGTAWAPTGTAWAPTGVPSGAAGALPTPGPRSDAPAAPGDRPVAVSVVSNSAFEGAPPPYSPPDPKSYHLLYPPFPAGYAQQGPVIYPPGPGPRPYPGPGFHPGPLPYSPYHPPPGPSPAGRGHHRPKDYTVESVLVTLFCCLITGVMALVYSHETRAALARGDMAQAYLASKKAQSLVLISLLIGLFASISWIVYVLVSLYQ; encoded by the exons ATGGACGGTGAGCCGCCAGCCGGGCCCCAggcccgcggccccgccgcgcggggagcggagccgggGGACGGCAGCGGGGCGGCCGGGGCTCCCACCGGGACAGGCGGGGCGCTGCCCACCCCCGGGGCTCCCACGGAGGCGCTACCCACCCCCGGGGCTCCCACCGAGGCAGCCGGGGCGCTGCCCACCCCCGGGGCACCCACCGGGGCGCCCTGGGCTCCTACCGGGGCTCCCACCGAGGCAGCCGGGGCGCTGCCCACCCCCGGAGCTCCCACCGGGACGGCCTGGGCTCCCACCGGGACGGCCTGGGCTCCCACCGGGGTTCCCTCCGGAGCAGCCGGGGCGCTGCCCACCCCCGGCCCCCGCAGCGACGCCCCCGCGGCCCCCGGGGACAGGCCCGTGGCCGTGTCGGTTGTCTCCAACTCAGCCTTCGAGGGGGCTCCTCCACCGTACTCGCCCCCGGACCCCAAGAGCTACCACCTCCTCTACCCGCCGTTCCCGGCCGGCTATGCCCAGCAAGGTCCCGTCATTTACCCGCCGGGGCCGGGACCGCGGCCCTACCCAGGCCCGGGCTTCCACCCCGGGCCGCTGCCCTACAGCCCG TACCACCCGCCGCCGGGGCCCTCACCCGCCGGCCGCGGGCATCACCGGCCCAAGGACTACACGGTGGAGTCGGTGCTGGTGACCCTCTTCTGCTGCCTGATCACCGGGGTCATGGCCCTCGTCTACTCTCACGAG acCCGCGCTGCCCTCGCCCGTGGGGACATGGCCCAGGCGTACCTGGCATCCAAAAAAGCGCAGTCACTGGTCCTCATCAGCCTCCTCATCGGATTGTTCGCCTCCATCAGCTGGATCGTCTACGTGCTGGTGTCCCTGTACCAGTGA